One Brassica napus cultivar Da-Ae chromosome A5, Da-Ae, whole genome shotgun sequence DNA window includes the following coding sequences:
- the LOC125608692 gene encoding putative F-box/kelch-repeat protein At4g39600, with the protein MCGIWSLPQEVAMKCLAQVSRVDLAALAMASKEHRSLIVSLDFRLLRFQMRCLESNIYLWLHILPEPTPRWFILNPVHRRLKPIHLKSDKAPPESSSAFVLRSFGVFVVGGLVNGKPTSDVSFFDCFDNTWQSLPPMKI; encoded by the coding sequence ATGTGTGGGATATGGTCGTTACCGCAAGAAGTGGCTATGAAGTGCTTGGCTCAGGTATCGAGAGTAGACCTCGCGGCTTTGGCTATGGCCTCCAAGGAACACCGATCTCTCATCGTTTCCCTTGATTTCCGGCTATTGAGATTCCAGATGCGTTGTCTCGAGTCAAACATCTACCTGTGGTTGCACATCTTACCAGAACCGACCCCACGCTGGTTTATCCTCAACCCCGTGCACCGTCGTCTGAAACCCATCCATCTAAAATCCGACAAGGCTCCTCCGGAATCATCGTCCGCTTTCGTGTTGAGGAGTTTTGGGGTGTTTGTTGTCGGTGGACTCGTAAACGGCAAACCCACTTCGGATGTCTCCTTCTTCGATTGTTTCGATAACACTTGGCAGTCTCTTCCGCCCATGAAGATATAG
- the LOC125609049 gene encoding F-box/kelch-repeat protein SKIP6-like yields MPRASASANIIDQKMYVLGGCGDDADSSNWAEVFDLDTETWEFLSVTSPRKMPLSIRQSMLMLQKNEVYAVDEDGQSFSFSPSDNSISNGVADSKPGYRSDWCWIGGFLFCGSSRGKILWCSPYELNWKEVKGLDELSEYDISKLCRKSDKNKNIVVFWNSSSLGSEPLEIWSAEISLELRHPHELWGKIEWSGSVFTLDPLSHSYGGIKLLYAVSIRA; encoded by the coding sequence ATGCCTCGTGCTTCAGCGTCGGCAAACATTATAGACCAGAAGATGTACGTGCTTGGAGGGTGCGGGGATGACGCTGATTCCTCGAACTGGGCAGAAGTGTTCGATCTAGACACCGAAACCTGGGAGTTCTTGTCTGTAACTAGTCCGAGGAAGATGCCCCTCAGTATCCGACAAAGCATGTTGATGTTACAAAAGAATGAGGTTTACGCGGTGGATGAGGATGGTCAAAGCTTCTCCTTCTCACCAAGTGATAACAGTATATCAAACGGAGTAGCAGATTCTAAGCCAGGGTACCGAAGCGATTGGTGTTGGATTGGGGGATTCTTGTTCTGTGGTAGTTCCCGTGGGAAAATACTGTGGTGTTCCCCGTATGAGTTGAATTGGAAGGAAGTGAAGGGTTTGGATGAGCTGTCCGAATATGATATCAGCAAACTCTGCAGAAAGTCTGATAAGAACAAGAACATTGTCGTCTTCTGGAACTCTAGCTCTCTAGGCTCTGAGCCTTTGGAGATTTGGTCTGCCGAGATTTCCCTGGAGTTACGCCACCCACACGAGCTTTGGGGGAAGATTGAGTGGTCTGGTTCTGTCTTCACACTTGATCCTCTCTCGCACTCATACGGTGGCATTAAGCTCTTGTATGCTGTGTCTATCCGTGCCTGA
- the LOC125609048 gene encoding probable leucine-rich repeat receptor-like serine/threonine-protein kinase At3g14840 isoform X1 → MMLVFCVAVDVLRAVAKGLHQNNWDFTVDPCDVASTVGGWRTPYTDKNFENNVTCNCSSSVCHVTNIVVKGQNLNGSLPKEFAELPFLQEIDLSRNFLNGSIPPEWGALPLEKLSLLGNRITGPIPKEIGNITSLIILTLEFNQISGKLPSELGNLSNINRMLLSSNYLSGDIPSTFSKLTTLTDFRISDNKFTGTIPDLIQNWTKLGKLVIQASGLAGPIPSTIGSLTKLTDLRISDLSGPESPFPPLQNMKLLETLIFRNCNLPGELPAYLGRITSLKLLDLSFNKLSGRVPVTYRALSNVDNIYFTSNMLSGEVPTWMVDNGDKIDLTYNDFTNDLRTAECQKNAVNMFSSTSPIVANNHSNVSCLSSYKCPKTFYGLHINCGGSELTINGTKYDADTSDRPIFYDSRNGWVSSNTGKFLDDERSPNEVTLWANTSELSIADPSLYTHARLSAISLTYYAFCLGQGNYTVNLHFAEIVFTGNQTFSSLGRRFFDIYVQGKFVLKDFNIVDEAKGVGRAVVMRFPVMITDGKLEIRLFWAGKGTQGLPTRGVYGALISAISVDPNFIPPKEAGTGSGGGSSIGTLVGAVVASTLFLVLLIGGILWWRGCLRPKSQMEKDFKNLDFQISSFSLRQIKVATNNFDPANKIGEGGFGPVHKGTLTDGTVMAVKQLSSKSKQGNREFLNEIAMISALQHPHLVKLYGCCVEGDQLLLVYEYLENNSLARALFGPQETQIRLDWPTRQKICVGIARGLAYLHEESRLKIVHRDIKATNVLLDKELNAKISDFGLAKLDEEENTHISTRVAGTYGYMAPEYAMKGHLTDKADVYSFGVVALEIVHGRSNTITRSRVETFNLLDWVHVLREQNKLMEVVDPRLGTDYNREEAMTMIQIGILCTSQVSSERPSMSTVVSILEGSSTVNVEKLLEASFNKGSEKDEESVRAMKKHYAMINEEEMTMLDQTMSTDGPFTSSSTSTANASDLYPLKPDSAYWNSRAV, encoded by the exons ATGATGTTAGTTTTCTGTGTCGCAGTGGACGTTTTAAGAGCCGTAGCGAAGGGGTTACACCAAAATAACTGGGATTTCACTGTAGATCCATGCGACGTCGCTTCAACCGTAGGAGGATGGAGAACTCCTTACACAGACAAGAACTTCGAAAACAATGTTACTTGTAACTGCTCCTCCTCCGTTTGCCATGTCACCAACAT AGTTGTCAAGGGACAAAACCTAAATGGATCTCTTCCTAAAGAGTTTGCAGAACTTCCTTTTCTGCAGGAGAT TGATCTGTCTAGAAACTTTCTCAATGGTTCAATTCCTCCCGAATGGGGAGCCTTGCCACTTGAAAAACT TTCCTTACTTGGAAACCGAATAACTGGTCCAATCCCAAAAGAGATTGGAAACATCACAAGCCTTATCATCCT TACCTTGGAATTCAACCAGATTTCAGGTAAATTACCTTCAGAGCTTGGGAATCTATCAAACATTAACAGAAT GCTTCTTAGCTCGAACTACTTGAGTGGAGACATCCCAAGTACATTCTCCAAACTTACAACATTGACTGATTT CCGTATAAGTGACAACAAGTTCACTGGAACTATACCAGATTTGATCCAGAACTGGACAAAACTTGGAAAACT GGTTATTCAAGCAAGTGGTTTGGCCGGACCAATTCCTAGTACCATTGGTTCTCTTACAAAGTTAACAGACTT gaGGATCAGTGACCTGAGCGGACCAGAGTCTCCATTTCCGCCACTACAAAACATGAAATTGTTGGAGACATT GATTTTTAGGAACTGCAATCTTCCAGGAGAGTTACCAGCGTATCTTGGACGGATCACATCATTAAAGCTCTT agatcttagcttTAATAAGCTAAGTGGACGGGTTCCAGTAACATATAGAGCTCTTTCCAACGTAGATAACAT ATATTTTACAAGTAACATGTTAAGTGGGGAAGTGCCAACTTGGATGGTAGACAATGGAGATAAGAT TGATCTAACTTACAATGACTTTACCAATGATCTAAGAACCGCAGAATGTCAGAAGAATGCTGT GAATATGTTTTCAAGCACAAGCCCTATAGTGGCGAATAACCA CTCAAACGTTTCGTGTCTGAGTAGCTATAAATGTCCCAAAA CTTTCTATGGACTTCATATAAACTGTGGTGGTTCTGAACTTACAATCAATGGGACTAAGTATGATGCTGATACATCGGATAGACCAATCTTCTACGACAGTAGAAACGGTTGGGTTTCAAGCAACACCGGGAAGTTCTTGGATGATGAGCGGTCTCCCAATGAAGTAACCTTATGGGCAAATACGTCAGAGCTTAGTATAGCAGATCCTAGTCTTTATACACATGCACGTCTCTCTGCCATTTCCCTCACTTACTACGCATTTTGTCTTGGACAAGGAAACTACACTGTTAATCTCCACTTTGCTGAAATTGTGTTCACTGGCAACCAAACATTTAGCAGTTTGGGGAGACGATTCTTTGACATATACGTTCAG GGAAAGTTTGTGCTTAAGGATTTCAATATAGTAGATGAGGCAAAAGGTGTTGGAAGAGCTGTGGTTATGCGTTTCCCGGTCATGATTACAGATGGGAAACTTGAAATAAGATTGTTCTGGGCTGGCAAAGGAACTCAAGGTCTTCCTACAAGAGGTGTATATGGTGCTCTCATATCAGCTATATCCGTAGATCCAA ATTTCATTCCACCTAAGGAAGCTGGCACCGGAAGTGGTGGTGGAAGCTCTATTGGCACGTTGGTTGGTGCTGTGGTTGCTTCGACGTTGTTTCTTGTGCTTTTAATCGGTGGTATTTTATGGTGGAGAGGTTGCTTAAGACCCAAGAGTCAGATGGAAAAAG ATTTCAAGAACTTGGATTTCCAGATAAGTTCCTTTTCGTTGAGGCAAATCAAAGTTGCTACAAACAACTTTGATCCAGCAAACAAGATTGGAGAAGGTGGTTTCGGTCCTGTACACAAG GGAACGTTGACAGATGGAACAGTAATGGCGGTGAAGCAGCtatcatcaaaatcaaaacaaggGAACAGAGAGTTCTTGAACGAGATTGCTATGATTTCTGCTCTACAACATCCACATTTGGTTAAACTATATGGATGTTGCGTCGAAGGTGACCAGCTCTTGTTAGTCTACGAGTACTTAGAAAACAACAGTCTCGCTCGAGCACTTTTTG GACCTCAAGAGACTCAAATACGACTAGATTGGCCAACTAGGCAGAAGATTTGCGTTGGAATAGCTAGAGGTTTAGCTTATCTTCATGAGGAATCAAGACTCAAGATTGTACACAGAGATATCAAAGCCACTAATGTCTTGCTAGATAAGGAACTCAACGCAAAGATTTCGGATTTCGGTCTTGCTAagcttgatgaagaagaaaacacaCACATCAGCACACGAGTGGCAGGAACATA CGGATACATGGCTCCAGAATACGCCATGAAAGGTCATTTGACAGATAAAGCAGACGTCTATAGTTTTGGAGTTGTGGCCCTAGAAATCGTTCATGGAAGAAGCAACACGATCACACGTTCCAGAGTCGAGACCTTTAACCTTCTTGACTGg GTACACGTTCTAAGGGAGCAAAACAAACTGATGGAAGTAGTTGACCCGAGGCTTGGAACAGATTACAACAGAGAAGAAGCAATGACCATGATCCAGATAGGGATCCTATGCACCAGTCAAGTTTCGTCGGAAAGACCATCCATGTCGACGGTGGTGAGCATTCTCGAAGGAAGTTCCACGGTGAATGTTGAGAAGCTTCTTGAAGCTTCGTTCAACAAAGGAAGCGAGAAAGACGAAGAGAGCGTGAGGGCGATGAAGAAGCATTACGCGATGATAAATGAAGAGGAGATGACTATGTTGGATCAGACTATGAGCACGGACGGACCATTCACGTCGTCTTCTACTTCCACGGCCAACGCCAGCGATCTTTACCCTCTTAAGCCTGATTCTGCTTATTGGAACTCTAGGGCCGTTTAG
- the LOC125609048 gene encoding probable leucine-rich repeat receptor-like serine/threonine-protein kinase At3g14840 isoform X2 has protein sequence MFDFMKVVKGQNLNGSLPKEFAELPFLQEIDLSRNFLNGSIPPEWGALPLEKLSLLGNRITGPIPKEIGNITSLIILTLEFNQISGKLPSELGNLSNINRMLLSSNYLSGDIPSTFSKLTTLTDFRISDNKFTGTIPDLIQNWTKLGKLVIQASGLAGPIPSTIGSLTKLTDLRISDLSGPESPFPPLQNMKLLETLIFRNCNLPGELPAYLGRITSLKLLDLSFNKLSGRVPVTYRALSNVDNIYFTSNMLSGEVPTWMVDNGDKIDLTYNDFTNDLRTAECQKNAVNMFSSTSPIVANNHSNVSCLSSYKCPKTFYGLHINCGGSELTINGTKYDADTSDRPIFYDSRNGWVSSNTGKFLDDERSPNEVTLWANTSELSIADPSLYTHARLSAISLTYYAFCLGQGNYTVNLHFAEIVFTGNQTFSSLGRRFFDIYVQGKFVLKDFNIVDEAKGVGRAVVMRFPVMITDGKLEIRLFWAGKGTQGLPTRGVYGALISAISVDPNFIPPKEAGTGSGGGSSIGTLVGAVVASTLFLVLLIGGILWWRGCLRPKSQMEKDFKNLDFQISSFSLRQIKVATNNFDPANKIGEGGFGPVHKGTLTDGTVMAVKQLSSKSKQGNREFLNEIAMISALQHPHLVKLYGCCVEGDQLLLVYEYLENNSLARALFGPQETQIRLDWPTRQKICVGIARGLAYLHEESRLKIVHRDIKATNVLLDKELNAKISDFGLAKLDEEENTHISTRVAGTYGYMAPEYAMKGHLTDKADVYSFGVVALEIVHGRSNTITRSRVETFNLLDWVHVLREQNKLMEVVDPRLGTDYNREEAMTMIQIGILCTSQVSSERPSMSTVVSILEGSSTVNVEKLLEASFNKGSEKDEESVRAMKKHYAMINEEEMTMLDQTMSTDGPFTSSSTSTANASDLYPLKPDSAYWNSRAV, from the exons ATGTTCGACTTTATGAA AGTTGTCAAGGGACAAAACCTAAATGGATCTCTTCCTAAAGAGTTTGCAGAACTTCCTTTTCTGCAGGAGAT TGATCTGTCTAGAAACTTTCTCAATGGTTCAATTCCTCCCGAATGGGGAGCCTTGCCACTTGAAAAACT TTCCTTACTTGGAAACCGAATAACTGGTCCAATCCCAAAAGAGATTGGAAACATCACAAGCCTTATCATCCT TACCTTGGAATTCAACCAGATTTCAGGTAAATTACCTTCAGAGCTTGGGAATCTATCAAACATTAACAGAAT GCTTCTTAGCTCGAACTACTTGAGTGGAGACATCCCAAGTACATTCTCCAAACTTACAACATTGACTGATTT CCGTATAAGTGACAACAAGTTCACTGGAACTATACCAGATTTGATCCAGAACTGGACAAAACTTGGAAAACT GGTTATTCAAGCAAGTGGTTTGGCCGGACCAATTCCTAGTACCATTGGTTCTCTTACAAAGTTAACAGACTT gaGGATCAGTGACCTGAGCGGACCAGAGTCTCCATTTCCGCCACTACAAAACATGAAATTGTTGGAGACATT GATTTTTAGGAACTGCAATCTTCCAGGAGAGTTACCAGCGTATCTTGGACGGATCACATCATTAAAGCTCTT agatcttagcttTAATAAGCTAAGTGGACGGGTTCCAGTAACATATAGAGCTCTTTCCAACGTAGATAACAT ATATTTTACAAGTAACATGTTAAGTGGGGAAGTGCCAACTTGGATGGTAGACAATGGAGATAAGAT TGATCTAACTTACAATGACTTTACCAATGATCTAAGAACCGCAGAATGTCAGAAGAATGCTGT GAATATGTTTTCAAGCACAAGCCCTATAGTGGCGAATAACCA CTCAAACGTTTCGTGTCTGAGTAGCTATAAATGTCCCAAAA CTTTCTATGGACTTCATATAAACTGTGGTGGTTCTGAACTTACAATCAATGGGACTAAGTATGATGCTGATACATCGGATAGACCAATCTTCTACGACAGTAGAAACGGTTGGGTTTCAAGCAACACCGGGAAGTTCTTGGATGATGAGCGGTCTCCCAATGAAGTAACCTTATGGGCAAATACGTCAGAGCTTAGTATAGCAGATCCTAGTCTTTATACACATGCACGTCTCTCTGCCATTTCCCTCACTTACTACGCATTTTGTCTTGGACAAGGAAACTACACTGTTAATCTCCACTTTGCTGAAATTGTGTTCACTGGCAACCAAACATTTAGCAGTTTGGGGAGACGATTCTTTGACATATACGTTCAG GGAAAGTTTGTGCTTAAGGATTTCAATATAGTAGATGAGGCAAAAGGTGTTGGAAGAGCTGTGGTTATGCGTTTCCCGGTCATGATTACAGATGGGAAACTTGAAATAAGATTGTTCTGGGCTGGCAAAGGAACTCAAGGTCTTCCTACAAGAGGTGTATATGGTGCTCTCATATCAGCTATATCCGTAGATCCAA ATTTCATTCCACCTAAGGAAGCTGGCACCGGAAGTGGTGGTGGAAGCTCTATTGGCACGTTGGTTGGTGCTGTGGTTGCTTCGACGTTGTTTCTTGTGCTTTTAATCGGTGGTATTTTATGGTGGAGAGGTTGCTTAAGACCCAAGAGTCAGATGGAAAAAG ATTTCAAGAACTTGGATTTCCAGATAAGTTCCTTTTCGTTGAGGCAAATCAAAGTTGCTACAAACAACTTTGATCCAGCAAACAAGATTGGAGAAGGTGGTTTCGGTCCTGTACACAAG GGAACGTTGACAGATGGAACAGTAATGGCGGTGAAGCAGCtatcatcaaaatcaaaacaaggGAACAGAGAGTTCTTGAACGAGATTGCTATGATTTCTGCTCTACAACATCCACATTTGGTTAAACTATATGGATGTTGCGTCGAAGGTGACCAGCTCTTGTTAGTCTACGAGTACTTAGAAAACAACAGTCTCGCTCGAGCACTTTTTG GACCTCAAGAGACTCAAATACGACTAGATTGGCCAACTAGGCAGAAGATTTGCGTTGGAATAGCTAGAGGTTTAGCTTATCTTCATGAGGAATCAAGACTCAAGATTGTACACAGAGATATCAAAGCCACTAATGTCTTGCTAGATAAGGAACTCAACGCAAAGATTTCGGATTTCGGTCTTGCTAagcttgatgaagaagaaaacacaCACATCAGCACACGAGTGGCAGGAACATA CGGATACATGGCTCCAGAATACGCCATGAAAGGTCATTTGACAGATAAAGCAGACGTCTATAGTTTTGGAGTTGTGGCCCTAGAAATCGTTCATGGAAGAAGCAACACGATCACACGTTCCAGAGTCGAGACCTTTAACCTTCTTGACTGg GTACACGTTCTAAGGGAGCAAAACAAACTGATGGAAGTAGTTGACCCGAGGCTTGGAACAGATTACAACAGAGAAGAAGCAATGACCATGATCCAGATAGGGATCCTATGCACCAGTCAAGTTTCGTCGGAAAGACCATCCATGTCGACGGTGGTGAGCATTCTCGAAGGAAGTTCCACGGTGAATGTTGAGAAGCTTCTTGAAGCTTCGTTCAACAAAGGAAGCGAGAAAGACGAAGAGAGCGTGAGGGCGATGAAGAAGCATTACGCGATGATAAATGAAGAGGAGATGACTATGTTGGATCAGACTATGAGCACGGACGGACCATTCACGTCGTCTTCTACTTCCACGGCCAACGCCAGCGATCTTTACCCTCTTAAGCCTGATTCTGCTTATTGGAACTCTAGGGCCGTTTAG
- the LOC125609048 gene encoding probable leucine-rich repeat receptor-like serine/threonine-protein kinase At3g14840 isoform X3: MLLSSNYLSGDIPSTFSKLTTLTDFRISDNKFTGTIPDLIQNWTKLGKLVIQASGLAGPIPSTIGSLTKLTDLRISDLSGPESPFPPLQNMKLLETLIFRNCNLPGELPAYLGRITSLKLLDLSFNKLSGRVPVTYRALSNVDNIYFTSNMLSGEVPTWMVDNGDKIDLTYNDFTNDLRTAECQKNAVNMFSSTSPIVANNHSNVSCLSSYKCPKTFYGLHINCGGSELTINGTKYDADTSDRPIFYDSRNGWVSSNTGKFLDDERSPNEVTLWANTSELSIADPSLYTHARLSAISLTYYAFCLGQGNYTVNLHFAEIVFTGNQTFSSLGRRFFDIYVQGKFVLKDFNIVDEAKGVGRAVVMRFPVMITDGKLEIRLFWAGKGTQGLPTRGVYGALISAISVDPNFIPPKEAGTGSGGGSSIGTLVGAVVASTLFLVLLIGGILWWRGCLRPKSQMEKDFKNLDFQISSFSLRQIKVATNNFDPANKIGEGGFGPVHKGTLTDGTVMAVKQLSSKSKQGNREFLNEIAMISALQHPHLVKLYGCCVEGDQLLLVYEYLENNSLARALFGPQETQIRLDWPTRQKICVGIARGLAYLHEESRLKIVHRDIKATNVLLDKELNAKISDFGLAKLDEEENTHISTRVAGTYGYMAPEYAMKGHLTDKADVYSFGVVALEIVHGRSNTITRSRVETFNLLDWVHVLREQNKLMEVVDPRLGTDYNREEAMTMIQIGILCTSQVSSERPSMSTVVSILEGSSTVNVEKLLEASFNKGSEKDEESVRAMKKHYAMINEEEMTMLDQTMSTDGPFTSSSTSTANASDLYPLKPDSAYWNSRAV, from the exons AT GCTTCTTAGCTCGAACTACTTGAGTGGAGACATCCCAAGTACATTCTCCAAACTTACAACATTGACTGATTT CCGTATAAGTGACAACAAGTTCACTGGAACTATACCAGATTTGATCCAGAACTGGACAAAACTTGGAAAACT GGTTATTCAAGCAAGTGGTTTGGCCGGACCAATTCCTAGTACCATTGGTTCTCTTACAAAGTTAACAGACTT gaGGATCAGTGACCTGAGCGGACCAGAGTCTCCATTTCCGCCACTACAAAACATGAAATTGTTGGAGACATT GATTTTTAGGAACTGCAATCTTCCAGGAGAGTTACCAGCGTATCTTGGACGGATCACATCATTAAAGCTCTT agatcttagcttTAATAAGCTAAGTGGACGGGTTCCAGTAACATATAGAGCTCTTTCCAACGTAGATAACAT ATATTTTACAAGTAACATGTTAAGTGGGGAAGTGCCAACTTGGATGGTAGACAATGGAGATAAGAT TGATCTAACTTACAATGACTTTACCAATGATCTAAGAACCGCAGAATGTCAGAAGAATGCTGT GAATATGTTTTCAAGCACAAGCCCTATAGTGGCGAATAACCA CTCAAACGTTTCGTGTCTGAGTAGCTATAAATGTCCCAAAA CTTTCTATGGACTTCATATAAACTGTGGTGGTTCTGAACTTACAATCAATGGGACTAAGTATGATGCTGATACATCGGATAGACCAATCTTCTACGACAGTAGAAACGGTTGGGTTTCAAGCAACACCGGGAAGTTCTTGGATGATGAGCGGTCTCCCAATGAAGTAACCTTATGGGCAAATACGTCAGAGCTTAGTATAGCAGATCCTAGTCTTTATACACATGCACGTCTCTCTGCCATTTCCCTCACTTACTACGCATTTTGTCTTGGACAAGGAAACTACACTGTTAATCTCCACTTTGCTGAAATTGTGTTCACTGGCAACCAAACATTTAGCAGTTTGGGGAGACGATTCTTTGACATATACGTTCAG GGAAAGTTTGTGCTTAAGGATTTCAATATAGTAGATGAGGCAAAAGGTGTTGGAAGAGCTGTGGTTATGCGTTTCCCGGTCATGATTACAGATGGGAAACTTGAAATAAGATTGTTCTGGGCTGGCAAAGGAACTCAAGGTCTTCCTACAAGAGGTGTATATGGTGCTCTCATATCAGCTATATCCGTAGATCCAA ATTTCATTCCACCTAAGGAAGCTGGCACCGGAAGTGGTGGTGGAAGCTCTATTGGCACGTTGGTTGGTGCTGTGGTTGCTTCGACGTTGTTTCTTGTGCTTTTAATCGGTGGTATTTTATGGTGGAGAGGTTGCTTAAGACCCAAGAGTCAGATGGAAAAAG ATTTCAAGAACTTGGATTTCCAGATAAGTTCCTTTTCGTTGAGGCAAATCAAAGTTGCTACAAACAACTTTGATCCAGCAAACAAGATTGGAGAAGGTGGTTTCGGTCCTGTACACAAG GGAACGTTGACAGATGGAACAGTAATGGCGGTGAAGCAGCtatcatcaaaatcaaaacaaggGAACAGAGAGTTCTTGAACGAGATTGCTATGATTTCTGCTCTACAACATCCACATTTGGTTAAACTATATGGATGTTGCGTCGAAGGTGACCAGCTCTTGTTAGTCTACGAGTACTTAGAAAACAACAGTCTCGCTCGAGCACTTTTTG GACCTCAAGAGACTCAAATACGACTAGATTGGCCAACTAGGCAGAAGATTTGCGTTGGAATAGCTAGAGGTTTAGCTTATCTTCATGAGGAATCAAGACTCAAGATTGTACACAGAGATATCAAAGCCACTAATGTCTTGCTAGATAAGGAACTCAACGCAAAGATTTCGGATTTCGGTCTTGCTAagcttgatgaagaagaaaacacaCACATCAGCACACGAGTGGCAGGAACATA CGGATACATGGCTCCAGAATACGCCATGAAAGGTCATTTGACAGATAAAGCAGACGTCTATAGTTTTGGAGTTGTGGCCCTAGAAATCGTTCATGGAAGAAGCAACACGATCACACGTTCCAGAGTCGAGACCTTTAACCTTCTTGACTGg GTACACGTTCTAAGGGAGCAAAACAAACTGATGGAAGTAGTTGACCCGAGGCTTGGAACAGATTACAACAGAGAAGAAGCAATGACCATGATCCAGATAGGGATCCTATGCACCAGTCAAGTTTCGTCGGAAAGACCATCCATGTCGACGGTGGTGAGCATTCTCGAAGGAAGTTCCACGGTGAATGTTGAGAAGCTTCTTGAAGCTTCGTTCAACAAAGGAAGCGAGAAAGACGAAGAGAGCGTGAGGGCGATGAAGAAGCATTACGCGATGATAAATGAAGAGGAGATGACTATGTTGGATCAGACTATGAGCACGGACGGACCATTCACGTCGTCTTCTACTTCCACGGCCAACGCCAGCGATCTTTACCCTCTTAAGCCTGATTCTGCTTATTGGAACTCTAGGGCCGTTTAG